A genomic window from Betta splendens chromosome 24, fBetSpl5.4, whole genome shotgun sequence includes:
- the chac1 gene encoding glutathione-specific gamma-glutamylcyclotransferase 1: MKPQDIITAKTSLWIFGYGSLVWKPDFKYKRSKVGYIQGYKRRFWHGDNFHRGNDELPGRVVTLIEDDDESTWGVAFEVTGSQVEESLKYLNVRETVCGGYVTKMVDFFPEGAGQSPVQALVYIATADNALYLGPASPEAIGAQIAVCSGKTGHNLEYLLRLAEFMRHSCPHVEDHHLFAIEAAAMDTVMSYLLAAQ, from the exons ATGAAACCTCAAGACATAATCACCGCGAAGACCAGTCTGTGGATCTTCGGGTACGGGTCACTGGTGTGGAAGCCTGACTTCAAGTACAAGAGGAGCAAGGTCGGTTACATTCAAGGTTACAAGAGACGTTTCTGGCACGGAGACAACTTCCATCGTGGGAATGATGAGTTG CCCGGAAGAGTGGTGACGCTGATCGAGGATGATGAC GAGAGCACATGGGGTGTGGCGTTTGAGGTGACCGGCTCTCAAGTCGAGGAGTCCCTCAAGTACCTAAACGTGCGCGAGACGGTCTGCGGCGGCTACGTCACCAAGATGGTGGATTTCTTCCCAGAGGGGGCAGGCCAGTCTCCGGTTCAGGCGCTCGTGTACATCGCCACCGCTGACAACGCCCTCTACCTGGGGCCGGCCAGCCCGGAGGCCATCGGCGCTCAGATCGCGGTGTGCAGCGGGAAGACGGGCCACAACTTGGAGTACCTGCTCCGCCTGGCAGAGTTCATGAGGCACAGCTGCCCACACGTGGAAGACCATCACCTGTTCGCGATAGAGGCGGCAGCAATGGACACGGTGATGTCCTATCTGTTAGCAGCCCAGTAG